One part of the Trichoplusia ni isolate ovarian cell line Hi5 chromosome 2, tn1, whole genome shotgun sequence genome encodes these proteins:
- the LOC113508548 gene encoding calnexin, which translates to MALLSRKLYLLGALLVLVSAAGVVQAENDEGDDEATVEVVEEDEKYHSPQISPEKVYLAEHFDDESAFKKKWVKSEAKKQGVDENIAKYDGKWEIQAPSRKIFKDDLGLVLTTEAKHAAISTLLDRPFEFIDKPFVVQYEVTMQEGQNCGGAYIKLLSRGTNTKADLRKFYDQTPYTIMFGPDKCGNDNKLHFIFRHKNPKNGTIEEKHSKKPTQRLDDIYKDKEPHLYTLIVRPDNTFSILVDNKEVNAGSLLEDFTPPVNPPEEIDDPNDTKPEDWDEREKIVDPSATKPEDWDETAPAQIVDPNAVKPDGWLDDEPETIPDPEAKKPSDWDEEMDGEWEAPLVDNPLCAAAPGCGAWQPPAIPNPNYKGIWRAPLIANPNYKGKWTPRRIPNPHYFKDDLPYRMTPIHAVGFELWSMSPALLFDNLIITDDVAVAEHWAQITFMQKRAKISRDSDSVFDRAIKFAGENPWVYALVIVVTFIFVGIVAYVCCGPKSESESDPKKTDAVGEDDPHLSEAEDEPRDDSDRPSKADLEGPAPDTEQADIVTSTDDSAPLVDTEGAGDGQRKRKPRKE; encoded by the exons ATGGCTTTACTTAGCCGTAAGTTATACCTATTGGGTGCCTTACTGGTATTAGTTAGTGCTGCTGGTGTGGTCCAAGCTGAAAATGATGAAGGAGACGACGAAGCCACCGTGGAG GTTGTGGAAGAAGATGAGAAGTACCACAGCCCACAAATAAGTCCTGAAAAAGTTTACCTGGCAGAACATTTTGATGATGAAAGtgcttttaaaaagaaatgggTGAAGTCAGAAGCCAAGAAACAGGGTGTCGATGAGAATATTGCCAAGTATGATGGTAAATGGGAG ATCCAAGCTCCGAGCCGGAAGATCTTCAAAGATGATTTGGGTCTAGTGTTAACCACTGAAGCAAAACATGCGGCCATATCTACACTCCTTGATAGACCATTCGAATTTATAGACAAGCCATTTGTTGTCCAGTATGAAGTTACTATGCAG GAGGGTCAAAACTGCGGCGGAGCTTACATCAAGCTGTTATCCCGTGGTACGAACACGAAGGCCGACCTCCGCAAGTTCTACGACCAGACGCCCTACACCATCATGTTTGGACCCGACAAGTGCGGTAATGACAACAAACTGCACTTCATCTTCAGACACAAGAACCCCAAGAATGGTACTATCGAAGAGAAACATAGCAAGAAACCTAC CCAGCGTCTCGATGACATTTACAAAGACAAGGAGCCACATCTTTACACGCTGATCGTTCGCCCAGACAACACATTCAGCATACTGGTTGACAATAAGGAGGTCAACGCTGGCTCTCTACTGGAAGACTTCACTCCGCCTGTGAACCCGCCTGAGGAGATCGATGACCCCAACGACACGAAGCCAGAGGACTGGGATGAGAGGGAAAAG ATTGTAGACCCGTCTGCCACAAAACCTGAGGATTGGGATGAGACTGCGCCCGCACAAATTGTGGACCCCAACGCTGTTAAACCCGACGGATGGCTCGATGATGAACCTGAAACAATTCCCG ACCCCGAGGCCAAGAAGCCGTCGGACTGGGACGAGGAGATGGACGGCGAGTGGGAGGCGCCGCTGGTGGACAACCCCTTGTGTGCGGCCGCGCCCGGCTGCGGGGCCTGGCAGCCGCCCGCCATACCCAACCCCAACTACAAG GGCATCTGGCGCGCGCCGCTGATCGCCAACCCCAACTACAAGGGCAAGTGGACTCCGCGCCGGATCCCCAACCCGCACTACTTCAAGGACGACCTGCCCTACCGCATGACGCCCATC CACGCCGTGGGTTTCGAGTTGTGGTCGATGTCCCCCGCGCTTCTGTTCGACAACCTCATCATCACGGACGACGTGGCCGTGGCCGAGCACTGGGCGCAGATCACCTTCATGCAGAAACGGGCCAAGATCTCCAGGGATTCC GACTCTGTGTTCGATCGCGCGATAAAGTTCGCCGGCGAGAACCCCTGGGTGTATGCACTCGTCATCGTCGTCACGTTCATCTTTGTTGGAATCGTCGCCTACGTATGCTGCGGACCTAAATCG GAGTCAGAGTCCGACCCTAAGAAGACTGATGCAGTGGGTGAGGACGACCCTCACTTGTCCGAGGCCGAGGACGAGCCGCGGGACGACAGCGACCGGCCCAGCAAGGCCGACCTCGAGGGACCCGCTCCCGACACCGAACAGGCGGACATCGTCACCTCCACTGACGAT AGCGCTCCACTAGTGGACACGGAGGGCGCCGGCGACGGGCAGAGGAAACGCAAACCGCGCAAGGAGTAG
- the LOC113501874 gene encoding arylsulfatase I — translation MLLVSCVLVLCAGLADARPNIVYFLADDLGWNDVGFHGSNQIPTPNIDALAYSGIVLQNFYVAPVCTPSRSALMTGKYPIHTGEFFMTLSWTDDLILYLRFDTHLGIWAGKIDMYDHTNMETGFWGFDFRRGYEVADDLFGQYVTDIYTKEAVKLITRHNKSEPLFLMVSHSAMHSGNPSEFIRAPDAVIDKFKYINDTQRRKYAGVLTKLDESIGKVVESLQKQGLLNNTIIIFSTDNGGPAAGFNDNAASNYPLKGVKNTAWEGGIRGAALLWSPLLKMPSRVATQKLHIVDWLPTLYRAAGGDTSVFENIDGIDTWEALSEDLPSRRTDLVHNIDDQLGYGSITVGEWKVHKGTTYKGNWDKWYGPSGRVGKYDIELVYNSYSGNAIRKIGRMPSKNITLDIREAATIKCDDSIPITACKPLVAPCLYNVDTDPCERNNLANEKPDILQMMLSELEKVNQTALPPNSKEPDPLANPKYWGRVFTNFGDYEHLNEK, via the exons ATGTTGCTCGTCTCGTGTGTGTTGGTGCTGTGCGCCGGCTTGGCCGATGCCAGGccgaatattgtttattttctagcCGATGATTTg GGTTGGAACGATGTGGGTTTTCATGGCTCAAACCAAATACCGACGCCTAACATCGACGCCCTTGCTTACTCGGGTATCGTGTTACAGAACTTTTATGTAGCACCTGTATGTACGCCTTCTAGATCTGCCTTGATGACAGGGAAATATCCTATACACACTGGTGA GTTTT TTATGACTCTCTCCTGGACTGATGatcttattctttatttaaggTTTGACACTCACCTCGGCATTTGGGCGGGAAAGATCGATATGTATGACCACACAAATATGGAGACCGGTTTCTGGGGTTTTGATTTTAGAAGAG GATACGAGGTGGCCGATGACCTATTTGGACAATACGTAACAGACATTTACACGAAAGAAGCCGTGAAG ttaATAACCCGTCATAACAAAAGTGAGCCATTATTTTTGATGGTGTCCCACTCTGCCATGCATAGCGGAAACCCATCCGAGTTCATAAGGGCGCCGGACGCTGTCATCGataaattcaaatacattaaTGATACGCAAAGGAGAAAATATGCAG GTGTCCTTACAAAATTGGACGAGTCAATTGGTAAAGTAGTGGAGTCGCTGCAGAAGCAAGGGTTACTCAATAACACGATCATCATATTCAGCACAGACAACGGCGGGCCGGCTGCGGGGTTTAACGACAACGCTGCTTCGAACTACCCTTTGAAAGGG gttaaaaataCGGCATGGGAAGGAGGGATTCGCGGTGCAGCATTGTTGTGGAGTCCCTTGTTAAAAATGCCTTCAAGAGTGGCAACACAGAAGTTACATATAGTGGATTGGCTGCCAACATTGTACAGGGCCGCGGGAGGCGATACCAG TGTATTTGAAAATATCGACGGCATAGATACGTGGGAAGCCCTGTCTGAAGATTTACCTTCACGCAGAACAGATTTAGTTCACAACATCGATGATCAGTTGGGATACGGATCTATTACTGTTGGAGAATGGAAAGTGCATAAAG gaaCAACATACAAAGGAAATTGGGATAAGTGGTATGGACCATCCGGGCGTGTGGGCAAATACGATATAGAATTAGTGTACAACAGCTATTCTGGTAACGCAATTAGAAAGATCGGTAGAATGCCTAGCAAAAACATAACTTTGGACATCAG agaaGCAGCAACAATTAAATGTGATGATAGTATTCCAATCACTGCGTGCAAGCCGCTGGTGGCACCGTGTCTCTACAATGTAGATACTGATCCCTGCGAGCGAAACAACTTAGCCAACGA aaaacCAGACATTCTTCAGATGATGCTGTCAGAGCTGGAGAAAGTGAATCAAACAGCTTTACCACCGAATAGCAAGGAGCCAGACCCACTCGCGAACCCTAAGTATTGGGGACGGGTGTTCACTAACTTTGGTGACTATGagcatttaaatgaaaaataa
- the LOC113508550 gene encoding HORMA domain-containing protein 1-like: MSATATFTSQAVAEWVRLFPRQVTETYTSSVTFMKQLTVIAVSTITYLKNVFPEDSYTVENFGGIKLRVLKKKCRDELAHFVSTALTQAFEAFDKKYLHQLVICFYDGECKVENLVEYHIFEYQYNPEGVTMNVHSKTRESGKRSSRYAFDNVRERTLHMIRACVVIMQACQTEMPESYDVSLRLYYNEDAPEGYQAPGFLSTTEEQDHIEPTLPETVKLGWVETPYHKLTTRTYIKESIGSSHEAIPSQNAPVMTQYERDEFESSSALKSVSDTSECRIQCPCNRQDNDDNLLTCHTCSRQQHAACFGLRAAGPRPHCCAACHDARPGARPGDARLAALDHAKRECLCIFRRTLDLCSRVSGIAAQDLVDKFAMSPVNASKLMNLLHSHGIINRQSDSDMVSPCEIIPDQLEQVMCKYFQQEEPDMVDRLIAETLSQGSMSDPVGEVLSPMEKVTLQNATTLGKIIEPAPAAQVVQDETLKEYMDAIMCEPGENNELPLSGSHNPVNVEELGKRTGKRKSNSTKRTGVKTKRAKASH; this comes from the exons atgtcggCAACAGCTACTTTTACGTCACAG GCTGTAGCCGAATGGGTGCGGTTATTTCCTCGTCAAGTAACCGAAACATACACAAGTTCGGTAACCTTCATGAAACAGTTGACGGTGATCGCGGTCAGTACCATAACGTATTTGAAGAATGTGTTCCCTGAAGACAGTTATACAGTTGAAAACTTCGGAGGTATAAAGCTGAGGGTTTTGAAGAAGAAATGTAGGGATGAGCTCGCACACTTCGTTAGTACTGCCCTTACGCAAGCTTTTGAAGCGTTTGATAAGAAATAC CTTCACCAACTGGTAATCTGTTTCTACGACGGCGAATGTAAAGTCGAAAATTTAGTTGAATATCATATTTTCGAATACCAATATAATCCTGAGGGGGTGACAATGAACGTTCATTCTAAGACTCGGGAGAGTGGCAAACGGTCCTCGAGATATGCGTTTGATAATGTTCGGGAGCGGACTTTACATATGATACGAGCGTGCGTCGTGATCATGCAAGCGTGCCAGACTGAGATGCCCGAGAGCTATGATGTTAGCTTGCGCCTGTATTATAATGAGG ATGCACCGGAAGGCTACCAAGCGCCTGGTTTTCTTAGCACCACGGAAGAGCAAGATCACATTGAGCCAACACTGCCCGAAACGGTCAAGTTAGGTTGGGTGGAGACTCCGTACCATAAGCTTACGACTCGTACTTATATTAAAGAGAGTATCGGTTCCAGTCATGAGGCTATA CCGTCACAAAATGCACCTGTAATGACGCAGTATGAAAGAGACGAATTCGAAAGCA GTTCAGCATTGAAAAGTGTGTCCGACACCAGTGAGTGTCGCATACAGTGTCCGTGCAATAGGCAAGATAACGATGACAACCTTCTCACTTGTCA TACCTGCTCGCGGCAGCAGCACGCAGCATGCTTCGGGCTGCGCGCGGCGGGCCCGCGCCCGCACTGCTGCGCCGCCTGCCACGACGCGCGGCCCGGCGCCCGGCCCGGCGACGCGCGTCTGGCCGCGCTCGACCACGCCAAGAGAGAG TGTCTGTGCATATTCCGTCGGACGTTAGACCTGTGCTCCCGTGTTTCGGGGATCGCAGCACAAGACCTAGTGGACAAATTTGCTATGTCACCCGTGAATGCCTCAAAATTAATGAACTTATTACACTCGCACGGCATCATAAACCGACAATCCGATTCTGA TATGGTATCGCCATGTGAAATAATCCCTGACCAACTGGAACAAGTAATGTGCAAATATTTCCAACAAGAAGAACCGGACATGGTTGATCGCCTGATCGCGGAAACTCTTTCTCAAGGGAGTATGTCTGACCCAGTAGGAGAGGTCCTTAGTCCTATGGAGAAAGTCACACTACAAAATGCTACAACGCTTGGCAAGATTATAGAGCCCGCACCAGCCGCACAAGTCGTGCAAGATGAAACTTTGAAAGAATACATGGATGCTATCATGTGCGAACCGGGAGAAAATAATGAGTTGCCTTTAAGTGGAAGCCATAATCCTGTCAACGTTGAAGAATTGGGCAAAAGGACTGGGAAAAGAAAGTCGAATTCGACTAAAAGAACCGGGGTTAAGACCAAGAGGGCTAAAGCTTCGCACTGA
- the LOC113508549 gene encoding uncharacterized protein LOC113508549, whose translation MLCPEAYLVPNETVPKEDEETCRKKSKKIPAEGTGSLELNSYKNPKTWKKSISNFFRNQLRPTKSNDGDRPSGSKEQFEDKEMSPEQKWQSLGKIFRRQSFEHWNKSPNQQGECSSPNKRFAVKKVLSSYFGKIQKTASVTNNK comes from the exons ATGCTGTGCCCTGAAGCTTATCTAGTTCCAAACGAGACAGTTCCTAAAGAAGACGAAGAAACGTGCcgaaagaaaagtaaaaagataCCTGCTGAAGGTACAGGAAGCTTAGAATTAAACTCGTACAAAAACCCTAAAACTTGGAAGAAGTCCATATCTAATTTCTTTCGCAATCAGCTTCGTCCAACTAAGTCTAATGAT GGTGACCGGCCATCGGGAAGCAAAGAACAATTTGAGGACAAAGAAATGAGTCCAGAACAAAAGTGGCAATCTTTAGGGAAAATATTTAGACGTCAAAGTTTTGAACACTGGAACAAGTCACCAAATCAGCAAGGAGAATGTTCCTCTCCAAATAAACGTTTCGCTGTGAAAAAAGTGTTGTCAAGCTACTTTGGGAAAATCCAGAAAACTGCATCggttacaaacaataaataa
- the LOC113508552 gene encoding tyrosine-protein phosphatase non-receptor type 6-like, which translates to MITRRWFHPTLSGVEAEKILMECGHDGYFLARPSMSNKGDFTLSVRRGTEVTHIKIQNNGEFLDLYGGEKFATLSELVQYYMDNQCQLREKNGNIIRLKTPLNCADPTTERWYHGQLTAKEAERVMLENGKNGSFLVRESQRQPGDFVLSVRTRDRVTHVIIRRQDNKYDVGGGQQFNDLVSLIEHYRNFPMVETTGEVLRLIQPFNATRIQVRHFHTRVKQLQKENEGPIESMAYKQGFWEEFETLQMMENLQLFDRMEGSKPENIRKNRYKNIIPFDRTRVVLKDIPPDAPAGSDYINANYIRCDMIDSTLDLHDYPNGIYENCSTITRDSGVISPTKNKEKLSPVHTSVIVCEEKLNTKVQGNGTKLIPSFEPCVLRTNPNYVNTTIPKSTKETENGIVDHVYNKIYIATQGCLSSTIYPFWSMIWQEDVRIIIMTTKEIERGKNKCERYWPELNKTEVFKKFSVYNEFESSTPDYTLRRFVVTKKEECTVKRTIYHFHFTAWPDHGVPSEPGRVLNILLDVNYRLQQIMTGPDPPAQAVVCVHCSAGIGRTGTFIVIDMILDQIRKEGFDCEIDIHRTVQMVRDQRSGMVQNEAQYKFIYMAVLEFIETEKQRIGYGPEPSQDSPRVRSHPVPFL; encoded by the coding sequence ATGATCACACGAAGATGGTTCCACCCAACTCTGTCTGGGGTGGAAGCGGAAAAGATCCTAATGGAATGTGGCCACGACGGCTACTTCTTAGCGAGACCTAGCATGAGTAACAAGGGGGACTTCACTCTCTCAGTGCGGCGGGGGACCGAAGTAAcgcatataaaaatacaaaataatggcGAGTTTCTTGACCTCTACGGAGGTGAAAAATTTGCTACACTTTCCGAACTGGTTCAGTACTACATGGACAATCAGTGCCAATTAAGAGAGAAAAATGGCAATATCATCCGGTTAAAAACACCTCTCAATTGTGCGGACCCTACTACGGAAAGATGGTACCATGGACAGCTAACAGCAAAAGAAGCGGAACGAGTGATGCTAGAAAACGGTAAAAACGGATCGTTTCTCGTCCGGGAGTCACAGCGGCAGCCTGGGGACTTCGTGTTGTCAGTGAGGACGCGGGACAGGGTCACGCACGTTATCATAAGACGACAAGACAACAAGTACGATGTGGGTGGCGGACAACAATTCAACGATCTTGTCAGTCTTATCGAACACTACAGAAATTTTCCTATGGTTGAGACCACAGGAGAAGTGTTACGATTGATCCAACCGTTCAACGCCACGCGGATCCAAGTACGACATTTCCATACTCGTGTCAAACAACTTCAGAAAGAAAACGAAGGACCAATAGAAAGCATGGCTTACAAACAAGGCTTTTGGGAGGAATTTGAAACTTTGCAAATGATGGAGAATCTACAGTTATTTGACAGAATGGAAGGTTCGAAGCCAGAAAATATAAGAAAGAATCGGTACAAAAACATAATACCATTCGATCGTACTCGAGTAGTGCTAAAAGACATACCTCCGGACGCACCCGCGGGTTCTGATTATATAAACGCCAATTATATTCGATGTGATATGATTGATTCTACCTTAGACCTTCATGACTACCCTAACGGCATTTACGAAAACTGCTCCACTATTACTCGAGACAGTGGTGTTATATCACCAACAAAGAACAAAGAAAAGTTATCTCCTGTTCACACGAGTGTGATTGTTTGTGAAGAAAAACTAAACACAAAGGTTCAAGGAAATGGAACTAAACTAATACCCTCTTTTGAGCCATGTGTCCTTCGAACTAATCCGAATTACGTTAACACGACTATTCCGAAGTCAACGAAAGAAACGGAAAATGGTATTGTAGATcatgtctacaataaaatatatatcgcCACTCAAGGCTGTTTGTCGTCTACGATATATCCGTTTTGGTCGATGATATGGCAAGAAGATGttcgtattattattatgactacTAAAGAGATAGAACGTGGTAAGAATAAGTGCGAGAGATACTGGccagaattaaataaaactgaagttTTCAAGAAGTTTTCCGTTTACAATGAATTCGAATCGTCTACGCCCGATTATACCCTGAGACGTTTTGTAGTGACGAAAAAAGAGGAGTGTACCGTCAAAAGAACTATTTATCATTTCCACTTCACGGCATGGCCGGACCATGGCGTCCCCTCGGAACCGGGCAGGGTGCTGAATATATTGTTAGATGTAAATTATAGGCTACAACAGATAATGACCGGACCCGATCCTCCCGCACAAGCCGTGGTTTGCGTTCATTGTTCGGCAGGCATTGGAAGAACCGGCACCTTTATAGTAATTGATATGATTCTAGATCAAATAAGAAAAGAGGGATTCGATTGTGAAATCGATATCCACCGTACTGTACAAATGGTGCGAGATCAGCGATCTGGTATGGTGCAGAACGAAGCGCagtacaagtttatttatatggCTGTGTTGGAGTTCATCGAGACAGAGAAGCAGAGGATCGGCTATGGCCCCGAACCAAGCCAAGACTCTCCTCGGGTAAGATCGCATCCAGTTCCTTTTTTATGA
- the LOC113508560 gene encoding protein yippee-like 5 — protein MGKIFLDHVGGTRLFSCASCDVNLTNRSELISTRFTGATGRAFLFHKVVNLVYSEVQDRVMLTGRHMVRDVSCKNCGTKLGWVYEFATEENQRYKEGRVILERALVTESDGIDEIQVNNDD, from the exons ATGGGTAAAATATTTCTAGATCATGTTGGTGGAACCCGTTTATTTTCTTGTGCATCGTGTGATGTGAATCTAACAAACCGTTCTGAACTAATTAGTACTCGATTTACAGGAGCTACGG GTAGAGCATTCTTGTTCCATAAGGTGGTGAACCTAGTGTACTCGGAGGTACAGGACCGTGTGATGCTGACGGGCCGACACATGGTGCGCGATGTCTCCTGCAAGAACTGCGGCACGAAGCTGGGCTGGGTCTACGAGTTTGCTACGGAAGAAAATCAAAG ATACAAAGAAGGCAGGGTGATTTTGGAACGAGCCCTGGTCACCGAAAGTGATGGCATTGATGAAATCCAAGTTAACAATGATGACTAG